Part of the Deltaproteobacteria bacterium genome is shown below.
AAAGGCGGTTTGTATGTCAACGATCAAATCTATACAGCACGTTCTATTAGGAAAAATGGGGCAATTATCCCAGATTATGCAATTGTCGAGTTTGCCGAAGATGCAACTTGCTTTCCAAGTTTTTCTTTACAAAACCTAAAACATGGCTTTATAATCTTTCAAAGAGTTTGCTTCTCCTTGCGTACACAATGCGTACACAATTTACCGTTTCTCTTACCATCTATTTGGAGGGAATTATGAAGGGAGGATATACGGGCGAAATTCTCAAAATAGACCTTAGTGAGAGGAAAGCCCATGTGGAGGAACTTCAGGAGAGGATAGCTGTAGAATACATCGGGGGAGGAGGGATAAATGCCCGCCTTGCTCTCGACCTCATAAAACCGGGAGAAGACCCATTTTCGCCGGGAAATGTACTTCTTATTGGAGCGGGGCCCTTTGTTGGCACCTTGATACCTGGCTCATCCAAATGCAATATCACCTCCAAATCACCCCACAAGAAGTTCATTGGCACATCTGGAAGCGGTCATCTGGGATTCATAAAGTTTGCTGGCTTTGACAATATTGCAATCTTTGGGAAATCTGAAAAGCCGACCTACCTCAAAATTTTTAACGATAGAGTAGAATTTAAGGATGCCTCCCACATTTGGGGAAAGGATATATATGAAGCCACAGACATCATCCGGCAAGAAGTGGGGAATGATTACGCAATAGCCTGCATAGGTCCTGCTGGCGAAAATCTGGTAAAGGACTCCTTAGTACTTGCCAACAAATATTCTGCATTTGCCCGCTCGGGGATGGGGGCAATTATGGGCTCAAAACACATCAAAGCGATCGCCATATATGGAAACAGGGGGATAAAAGTAGCCCAACCTAAGAGGTTCAAAGAAGCCCTTAGGAAGGTTTATAATGAAGTTGTGAAACACCCTAACTTTAAGGAATGGAGAACCTACGGAACGCTTATAAGCCACGAAGCCTTTGCCCGAAATGCCCTATACCCTTCCATGAACTTCAGAGAATCTCCAGACCATAATAAGATCATCCCCATCTTTGATATAGAGAGGTTCAAGGGTTTGAAGCTGAGGGATGTGGCCTGTCTCGGCTGTCCCGTGGGATGTAAGCATCTCCTTGAGGTGGGGGATAAGATCTTTTCCCTCTCCTGTGCTCTTTCATCCATTCAGGC
Proteins encoded:
- a CDS encoding aldehyde ferredoxin oxidoreductase family protein, giving the protein MKGGYTGEILKIDLSERKAHVEELQERIAVEYIGGGGINARLALDLIKPGEDPFSPGNVLLIGAGPFVGTLIPGSSKCNITSKSPHKKFIGTSGSGHLGFIKFAGFDNIAIFGKSEKPTYLKIFNDRVEFKDASHIWGKDIYEATDIIRQEVGNDYAIACIGPAGENLVKDSLVLANKYSAFARSGMGAIMGSKHIKAIAIYGNRGIKVAQPKRFKEALRKVYNEVVKHPNFKEWRTYGTLISHEAFARNALYPSMNFRESPDHNKIIPIFDIERFKGLKLRDVACLGCPVGCKHLLEVGDKIFSLSCALSSIQAFGGACHIKGWEEILQCSELANRLGLDVFSTVNLITMATELFERGIIKESETDGLKLEWGNPQLVREIMRKIAYREGFGNILAEGLIEAPKIIGKGAEYYAMHVKGLGLTFDLRPRFSADNFSQIVNPRGAHPSSVSVTLVPRSPDSIKRFCQKIKVPENRFEEVLKGPDGFNPARLTKWSEDYTFALDALGVCRFPIYQRIDLSLWTELYSSITGMETSPEEILQAAERALNAQREFNLREGAAPEDDIPPRRFFEKPLKFGEKTFDPLNERHMMNLLGEYYQERGWSIDT